Proteins encoded within one genomic window of Trichoderma asperellum chromosome 2, complete sequence:
- a CDS encoding uncharacterized protein (EggNog:ENOG41~TransMembrane:12 (i74-94o106-127i148-176o188-207i219-242o262-282i302-324o354-375i403-423o435-453i465-485o497-517i)) → MAGRDTSDDNGERQPLLQASPSPLPVGADDNKYDTLATLSETENAGEIQPSRAVEDDVLPETSALGRTLSWQSAYIIVISRVIGSGIFATPGAILQQVGSPGLSLLLWIVGTLVAAAGLSVSLEYGCMLPRSGGMKVYLEFTYRYPRFFATTLVAINAVFLGFTASNCIIFSRYVFFAFGVENASGRAAKAVAAALLMVVTATHGLAPKAGIRIQDFLGWVKIGIIIFMIFSGLYVVLFRPTLNTSSGGNPLSWDHLWDDSVWNWGVISTGLFKVFYSYAGLDNISNVLNEVKDPVRTLRSVTLTALGTSCAMYALINIAYFIVIPLDEIKGSGELIAALFFRRVFGEQVGKTILPLAVALSAVGNVFVVAFAMARLKQEIARQGFLPYSDILASTKPFNSPLGGLIVNFVPSFLVIVLPPTSEAFSFILNVEGYPSQVFSLALGVGLIWLRFKRPDLKRPYKAWLSTIVARALLSLALLAAPFFPPKGKPSGGLWYATYAVVGMSTIVAGVLYWYVWTILLPKWRGYTLEEETEVLDDGTSITRLVHKYE, encoded by the exons ATGGCTGGCCGTGATACCAGCGACGATAATGGAGAGAGGCAGCCGTTGCTCCAAGCTTCTCCTAGCCCATTACCTGTGGGAGCAGATGACAACAAGTATGATACGCTGGCGACGCTGAGCGAAACGGAAAATGCCGGCGAGATCCAACCATCGCGTGCAGTCGAAGACGATGTACTGCCAGAGACGTCTGCTCTTGGCCGAACACTAAGCTGGCAGAGCGCCTATATCATCGTGATATCTAGAGTCATCGGCAGCGGTATATTTGCCACGCCTGGAGCTATTCTTCAGCAAGTTGGAAGCCCTGGACTGTCACTGCTGTTATGGATTGTCGGTACGCTCGTTGCAGCCGCTGGTCTGTCCGTGTCCCTCGAATACGGATGCATGCTGCCGCGGTCTGGAGGCATGAAAGTCTATCTTGAATTTACTTACAGATATCCGCGGTTCTTTGCCACTACGCTAGTCGCCATCAACGCGGTGTTCCTAGGGTTTACCGCCAGCAACTGCATCATCTTTAGCCGCTacgtcttctttgcttttggagTGGAAAATGCGAGTGGCCGGGCTGCAAAAGcagtcgctgctgctctgctgaTGGTGGTGACAGCGACTCACGGGTTGGCTCCCAAGGCAGGCATCAGGATACAAGATTTTCTTGGTTGGGTCAAgattggcatcatcatcttcatgaTTTTCTCTGGTCTCTACGTCGTACTCTTCCGACCGACGCTAAACACCTCATCGGGCGGCAACCCCTTGTCGTGGGATCACTTGTGGGATGACAGTGTTTGGAACTGGGGAGTCATTTCGACGGGGTTATTCAAAGTTTTCTACTCTTATGCTGGATTGGATAACATCAGCAACGTGCTGAACGAGGTTAAAGACCCTGTACGGACACTGCGTTCCGTAACATTGACTGCACTGGGCACGTCTTGCGCCATGTACGCGCTCATTAACATCGCATACTTCATCGTTATTCCTCTTGATGAAATCAAGGGAAGCGGAGAGCTCATTGCGGCGCTCTTCTTTCGGCGTGTATTTGGTGAGCAGGTGGGTAAAACGATTTTGCCTCTTGCTGTTGCTCTCTCTGCGGTAGGAAATGTTTTTGTTGTGGCATTTGCAATG GCCCGATTAAAGCAGGAGATTGCCAGGCAGGGCTTTTTACCTTACTCGGATATCCTTGCATCAACCAAGCCATTCAACTCACCTTTGGGTGGCCTCATCGTCAATTTTGTCCCTTCATTCTTGGTTATTGTGCTACCACCAACTTCGGAAGCATTCTCCTTCATCCTCAATGTGGAGGGTTATCCCAGTCAAGTTTTCAGCCTTGCATTGGGCGTTGGCCTTATATGGTTGCGATTCAAGCGACCAGACTTGAAGAGGCCTTATAAAGCGTGGTTATCTACCATTGTAGCTCGAGCGCTCTTAAGTCTTGCACTCCTTGCGGCGCCGTTCTTCCCTCCGAAAGGAAAACCCTCTGGAGGACTCTGGTATGCAACTTATGCAGTGGTGGGCATGAGCAC GATTGTGGCTGGTGTTCTGTACTGGTATGTGTGGACAATTCTTTTGCCCAAGTGGAGAGGTTATACACTGGAGGAAGAGACGGAAGTTCTTGATGACGGGACGTCTATTACACGGCTCGTGCATAAATATGAATAA